The DNA region GCAGGGGATCATGGCaggaaaacactgaaatcaGTTCAGTCATATCTGCAAATTATTCCTatggtttgttttcatttgctttgAGCACCAGAAGATTTGAATCAGCCAAAACAAGACAGCACAGTGACCGTCAGCAATCATCTCCTTCTAACTGACACATATCTGAACCCACCGTCGTTCTCCACGTGGTCGATGCACATCTTGACAAAGCTCGGCACTGTGGTGTTCTCCCTGTAACACAAACTGGACATACTGCAGCCGAACACCTGATCtgaagacacaaacagacaaatacacagtCACAAAACAGTCCAAGGTCCTCGTTTTgttgcagtatgttttatatagACACTCAGATCTTTACAGCGGCCTGCCAAACCTCCCTGTGCCTTATTACTTTCTATTAGAGATAAAAGAAAGGCAGGTTATCTTTCTGTGGGCTCTTTAATGTGATGTAGGCCAAAAACTTCATgcaacaaatatataaaattactATAATTATACAACTTTTCCCAGTTAATTATTATCAAATTATAAAACGTGAACTTTTCCTGATTCCTGTGGGCAAACTGGCTCGTTGGAGggacacattaaataaatataggATATCATTAAGGTTAGAGCAAATGGATTTATGTAAAGAAAGACTTCATCCAAATTATGtatacagtacagaaaatgtacaggtataaatgaaaaaaggaatgAAATGATGATAACCAGTCTGTTTCCTCTACAGTTGAGCTTTCTGTGGttaaaaatagcaaaatatCATCTTATACcacaaatgtacagtatcaACCTAAAGTACTTTCTTCTATATTCCATTAAGGTAATCCATTAGTAATATTAACTTGATATTTATTGATTTCCCCAAAGAATGAATCAAACTCTTTGAACTCTTTGCTGCCTGTGATACCTTTTGGAATTCCTTAATATCCCAGGAATCCTAAAAACAGTGGGAACACTGagcctttttctctttgtgttcgTGCTTCTAAGGGGAACTCGTTGCTCTCTGGTACCTTTGATGTATCCCTTGTCTCTGACGGCCTGCAGGGTCGGACGGCGGGTCAGGAACTTCTTCAGCTTGTGTCTGGTCTTCTTGTTGTCGGAGCCGTCCATGCTGGTGGAGTTCTTCATGGCTGCAGAGGAGAGATGGGACAGGAGAGTGTTGCTCGCCACTCGTCTCAACACACTGATCGCCATGTCGGCTGCTCGATGTtttgagggaatgaaactgatAAGCAGTTGTTTTATTGGACACATGAGGCTGTCGGGGCACTGAGCCAAACAGAAACTTCGTACTTTAtgctttcattcattcactctcaTATATGTACCCTGTTTTTGTCCTGCTatcatatttgcttttttccaattcattcaACTCTTAAATCTCTGACTTTTGATGATTTATAAGCTGTTTTTGTAGTTTAGCGTGTTTAGTGTAGCATGTTTATGTAGTACTTTTTAAATACCACAAACATGGTATGTGTTTATACATGTGTTTGATACCATTAAACACCACACATACCTCTGCCTTTCTTTGAGTCTCTGTGTTCTTTCTCCTTGTCATGTTTCTCCACACCAGGCGACTCCGGCATGTCCTCTTCAATGGCCTCATCAGACTCCCAGGcctaagacacacacacatacacacacacacacacacacacacacacggaaataAGATAACGGTTGTAAAAACCTCTACCAGCTGCACCTTTGGACTCTCAGGGCAGAAAAACAACGAACTTGATCTGTTGATTAATGGTGAAGCCAAACAGATTCAAGTGAGTCGACCTTAAAACAAACGTCATCTTAACATCCAGGGTTATTTTTCAAACTATTGTCATTTTGATGCAGTTTTTCAAATTGTATGTCCATTTCAATTTAGTCTTAATTCTCACAGCGAGTTAAGTGGTTTTAGCATTTTAGTAAGGTGTCGagtatttagaaaaaaaaccaaacataacCAATGATTCAATGTCCAACATTCCCTCTTCATTACCCTGCAAACACAAGTATTTATCACACTGCTGTTTATCTTCTCAGTTTGCCCCCAGTGGTTAAAATGAGCAGCTGGTGTTCAGTTGGAGATGCAGCTGAGCTGAAGGACATCTGActtgaaatatgtattttcatcAAAAAGCTGAACATGCCGACAGTCTTAAGATAGCAGTGACAAAGTccactctgtttctcttctcaaCAACCTGCCACAATCTCTTAACTGATGTGTTCTTTTAATCTGCACCATAAATCTTCTCATTGTGGGTATTCAAGTTTCTAAACTAATCTTACTACTCGGTTGAAGAAGAGGACAGTGTCGACAACTTGggctactttttatttaattgggCGGGTAAAAATTGTTTTGGGCGGGTTGTGATTATTTTGGCTACTTTTTGTTGTACTTTTTGTACCATCTGGGCAGTTTCCACCGACGAATAGTaatatttcaataaatattcCTCCTCTCATCAGAGTAGTGTGATTGAGATTTCCGCAGTTCACCTCAACAAGCAATGACTGATGATAACCATCAAtaacaaatgtcattttagtTTATTACACCTAAGTTTAAACTTTTTTCCTAAAATTAGGCTACTTTTATGACGACTGGGTGGGTTCTAAGCTCTGACTGGGCTACTTTTTGTCAGTCCAATTTGGCAACTCTGGCAGAGGCAGACGTTTTGGGACTGATAACTGAAGCACAGAGGAGATTGCGCCTTTGCAGTTGCAAACTCTGAAACAAGATGCCTCTGCATGTTAGGCTGTCCCCTACACTGCCTATTCCTGTCTTAACTCCATATGAgagttgccttttttttttcttatggtCTTATcgcttttattattttattgtcctttaaactttgtgtttttattgtgttgttttatggttttggctgtttttgattgtacagcactttggtcagctgttgttgtttttaaatgtgctttataaataaatttggaTTGGATTGGAATTTGGACTGGGTGAAGGTGTGGGTCCTCACATGGGTGCTGATGGTGTCCTGCAGCGCTCGGTACCAGTCGGTGACAACAGCGTCATTTTCTGACTGGATCAGCAGCTCTGTGCCCTGCCGAGTCTTCACCTGCAACCAGGAGAGACACAAAGTAAGCAATTCCAATCATCAACTATGTAAACCATCTTTATTGTTGATTTTCACGTGTGTGTTAACAGTTGGAAAGCCTGAGTCCTTTTTACATGAAGGCAGAAGCATTAATATTTAGCGTTTGGGAACTGTACTGCTCAAATCTTGGGAAGGAGTACACGTGTACCAACGGGATAATATGTCTGAAACTATACCTGAAGgatttgttgtttgtatttgaGACTTTTCAGGGCTTTCTTTTAttatacaaaaaacacaaatacagagatTGAGGAAGGACAAATAACCTCACTCTGAGCTCTCTCCCACCTCTATAACGTGCTTCTTGCTGGACTTGTCTTTGGAAGCCCATTCCACCGAGCCACCCCTCAGATCCACAGTGAACTCTGGTTTGGATTGGCCGACTCCAAACTGGACAGAGAGAAGTAATGAATCAAAGGAGGGCAGATTAACACACAGAGGCCCTGTTCATATATGTCTTCAGCCATGTAACAATTTGTGTAGATGAGACAAAATATGCTACTTTGACAATGGAGGACACGTACAGATAAAGATTCCAAATTTGGCTTCACTTCTGCTTAACTGTTCTGCTAACTTTTTAACTTCCAGTGTAGCTCTTCAACAGTATAGCTCTGTTTAACAAATCATTGTGACATGATACCTGTGTCACTTGTATTTTGTTGAACTGGATTTTTGATTGTTGGTGATGCACGATGCTGTTTGATATCTGTCCATAACTGTaatgtcttttgttgttgtctaaCGATTCCCACAGACACAAAAGGAATTTCCGAAAGGATAATAATCAAAACTAACTAAAAGACATGCATATGTTCcgtatacatatgtgtatgcTTAATTCTGAATTAATGTAAAAGGTAAGGTTACACTTTACTTCgttagtccgcctacagatagtttatagtttttgtaacatttcaacagcttattagttgagattcaacaattcaactgtttcacaaattggttaggtttaggcacaaaaaacaccTTGGTGTAATCAGAAAGCATGACACCCCTACCACACTCCTACAGACCTCCATCCGATGAACCCCATCCTGCCTTTTGAGGCAAAACACATTACCTAATTGCCTATAATGTACAATCAATATGCCTATTTAAAGTCAACTCAAACCACAgagtaaaacatttttgcaaatgaCGACGCAGTAATATGGTCCCTAATCTTTGCCCCATGCTAGTAACTAATAACACACAGAGGGGTTGGGGTCAGAGCATggcagacaggagagaggaggcatgcagaggaggagagagaaaagcacacaaaaggaaggaggaagcaCATACAGAGGAGGCTCTGCCGAGCCCAGAGCAGCCATAGGAGACAGCAGGACGTTTCTTAGCAGACGGCCTCCAGTTACTCAACAGTGACAGGAGAAATTCAGGGAAGAAGCCACTGTGGTAGTATGGCTGCATGGAAGGATGGAGGGGGATGAAGACAAGGAAGATGGGGGGATGAAGCCAAAGGTAAAGAGATGGAGGCATGGAAAGAGAAGGACAATGAAACATCTAGAAGAGAGAAAATTCAACCCCAACTCCCCTCCAGTGAAAAAAATTTACTTCTAGGCACTGTATTGGAAAAGCAAAGTGGGCATAAAAAGTGAACCCtgcagaataaaaaaagacacagctGTAATCTCATCGTGAACGTCATCTAGACTGGGACTGGTTGAGACAATCAGGTTTATTTCCTTAATCAGTCTTTAACACAGGCTGttctagtaaaaaaaaagtcactggAGGAGGTCCTTTGATGTAAAGAGCAGCACAACACAGAGATGACAGTCTTCCTCACCCTCTAATCAATGAATGAACAGTTACTATTTCTATGTACTTTTTTCTAGACAGGATCTTGCTGTGCTGATATGAAACAACCTCTTTTTTCAGGAAAAGGTTTATGTCACTAACCCAGCTCGCCCCTCCTCCTTGGCCTTTGGCAAATAGCAACGTGGATCCTTGGAGCACAGTCCAGGAAGAAGTCCAGTTCTTCCTGCAACAGATAATTCATAAACATTAAGTACTGAAAGTAAATCTGCAAAGACCTTCCAGCATAAGGGCAGAGTATCAAACCTTAATTCTGTTTGGGTGATGATTGCAATGTGTCCAAGTACTAATGCtgtcaagtatcaaaagttgCCATCAAAATCTCGGTCAggttcttagtcttgttttctttcctaaTTTAGACAGGCAAAGTTATTGTTCAACTGCTTtatgttaagaaaaaaacactgatgtATTTGAGAagtttgtcttattttattaaataggaaaaaaaagggTTTGTACAAAAATGCTTTTATATAGCTTAAAGGAGGTATtcaaaaaagtataatttaGTATTAACACTGAAACTGAGGCATCATTCTGgcattttttcaattttctaTAGACACCCAGCCTTGTTCAACAGTGGTGCAGTGCAACAATaagacagaaaatgtgaaaatacaaatttttcATAATCATGGAACAAATGTTGGCTTTGCGATAATGCTATGGTATGgtattatcattataattgGTGAGAAAATGGGGACACTAAGCTAACTAACTAAACAAATGAATTTGGCTTGAGgttaccctgtggagttttgttgtaaacaaacaaatgttatgtttacaATCACTAGCCGTGTTTCCATCTAAATGTCAAGTGAATTTTAAGAGAACTTTTGAAATGtcgcaaaaacaaaaatgcaaattagGTGTGTTTCCATCAACTGGTTTGGAGTGAATAAACTGAGCTACAGCGTAGTTTCGTCAGAAGATGGCGGTATAAGCTGCGTTACGGATGGCTGAAATAAacagagtagaagaagtagagGTCGCGAACTGGAAACAAAACCAGTTGTTTGTCAACCGCCAATAAACctcaaaaagaagaagagaggagagagagggataatTTGGTCTCATCGGTCCACACGTACTTGTTGCTACTACCAGCCATGTTTTTGCGCGTTATGGGAATTTCCGGGAAGCCGCCGACAGCAGAAacattcttcttctcctctcggagtggaaacagctgatcagtcatgtgagttaaatgttcGCTAGGTCAGAACTTATTCGGAAAAGGTGTTTCCATCTCGCATTAAGCGCATTAactcttttgtttaaaaaaaaggcaaaaaccacCTCGGcagaaaaacttttttctcGAATTTTGGCGTTTCCATCAACCTTTTCTAATGAGATACttcaaaatgcacataaaaatactTTGATGGAAACATGACCACTGTTTCTTGTTCCCTTGAGGCCCAACAAATATGTTtaatgtatttccttcctcaaaACGTTTGCAAACTCGCCACCAACTGTCGATTAGTGGAATAGCGTGGACCAATCAGCAGGATTGTATTGCGTAGCTTGTGTGCTCGTGTTagtccttgtgtgtgtgcataagatacaaacaaaagagggatccactcataaaaacattgctccatagcgctacttgAGGTTAAAATAttcacagggtacctttaaaacTAACTCTGCACAATACTGTCAACATTGGTCTAGTTTTAGTCAGTGCTACTTACCGTACTTTCTTGCCATACTCAGTGATCTTTGTCACATTCAGAACGCCGCATTTTTCAGATGgctggagagaaaaaagcatTAGGACTCACTCTGAAGAAGCAGATTACATCAATCAATCACTTAAAGTATGATTAACAACCACAGCAGGATGACAAGAGAGAAAGCTGctgtaaaaactaaatatttgtgTCACTCCATTGcaaaacaccaccaccacaaaaTACCCTGCCACCAGAACAATCACAGCTTTCGGCTAAACACTAGAAAGTGCACAGAGGCAtcagattaaaataaattagaagAAGCTAAAAAGGTAAAACCATGGATTCTTGGCAAAACTACTTGTGCAGCATTTAGCCAGAGATCTTCTGTTTCGGATTTTGAAACACAGGGGAATTTCGGGGGCAACACGATCAATACACCCAGGAACAAACCCAACAATTAATCCAAACGTTTCTTGGCAACAAAAAGAGGATCCTTTGTGATTCCAACTAGTCCAAGCAATTCCTCGGGCAATGTTACCATCAGCACTTCTTACTAACAGGGATTCTACACAGGCTCAAGTTCTAATTTATTCTCCCACTGCTACTTTATTCTGCTGTATAATGCTTAAAATAAACATCTTTactacaacaaatacaaaaataggTGAGAAGACAAAAGGTAATTGTGTACTGGAACACAACCTGTGTAGAAAACCTGCAATAAGCTGCAACATGTGCCACTGCCTACAACCAGGGACCAAGTGCAGGACAGAGCCTAGTGGGTAGCGAGGTGAGGGGTGTGTACTGACAGAGGAGGGGGGCTTGGGAGACGAAGGGCAGGAGTCAGAGTCAGGAGAGGGGGGCTTGTGGCCCAGAGGAGCGTCCTAGTGAGGAGACAtgaatgaaaaaacacactgtcacaTCGGCGAACAACAGAAGGTTAATGAGAAGACGATGAGAGGTTAAGAAGACACAGCTGAAAGAGTGTGATGGCAATTAGCAGTGAGATTATAATGCTGCAAAGTGTGTCGAGTATCTGTGTGATGTCCAGGAGGCGCGAATAGAGTATTAATTAGATGTGTAGGCAGGTATTTATTACAATCCCCATGCTGCTACTACAAACTACTTCATCTTCAGCATTTTTGACAAATCATCATCAGTATCTTTGCGGCTAAACCTTCAAATACAAAAGTTCATCAAGTTCATGATTGAATGTTCAGTTTCTTGGTAGAATGATTCAAATGAACAGGCTCAATCATCTCAGGGAATCAGGTGAAAACAGGTGAATTTGAAACGAAGATGGGGATGTAATTATTGCTCCTGTTATGTGATTATTATCATGCAAGCTGATTGTCTGCTTGGATTAAAGGACGAGGCACAGCTTGGTCGGTCCGACAGGCTACTGACTTGGTGTTTGTACGGGTGTAGGCGGGCAGAGCCTGTGCGAAAACGCCTGGTTTTTAACAGCCGCTGCAAAGCAACCAGTCTACAACTGAAACTCTGGACTCATGTAATACATCTTAGCAGTGAACACATCAGATAGCTCCATCTGGAACAAACTAATTCTGTACAGAAGGCTTTTaagtaaaatagaaaacattaaGCACAATTGGCAGGTGTTAAAGAAATGGTTTATAAAATTAACTTTTCTGTGGAATTTTTTCTTGCTAGCAGTGAAATTAAGTATTTAACAGTGAAACTAGTCTCAAATCTGTAGTTTGCAGATTTGTGTGTCAGACCTTGTCGATGGGATCTTGGACGTAGGCGCTGTGTCTCCACTTGGTCAGGACGATGGGCTCCACCTGTTTCCTGTCCAGACTGCGACTCTTTGGAGCATCTCCAGGCGGCTGTGGAGGGGAGAGGTTGTACTGGAGGGAGGGAACAGGGAATCATACTGTATCAatatacttttaattttacCAAATGCAAATGTATACATATAAGGCTTTTCACCTGAATATAAcaagtattattatatataagtATACTCAGTTATAACTGAATATATGTACCTGATTCTGCCAAAAGTTAACATGATGTTACAACTGAACATTCATCTTTTAAGTCACAATCACAAAGTGGGGCTGCAAATACTGTATAAGCAAAGGATCCCCATTAACAGAAATCGTGGATATAACTCCTCTACTGAAACAATGCCAGATATTCACAACGCCAAATCACACCATAGTATCTCCCAAAATGCAGGGACTAAGCTCTTCATCTTCAGAATattgcattttactgctaaaACTAATTTGATTTTCGACAAAAAGCTGTCAACAACTTAATTTATCAAgtgaaatgccaaacattcacagGTTTCAGCTTCTACAATGTGAGGGGTTTTCTTACTTGTCTATTTTTGTATCATTGTCaattgtctctttgtggttttgGACTTTATGgactttatttacaaaaaaaaggaaCCTGAAGAAGGAGCTAATCCactaatccataatgaaaacaatcatcagttgcagcccATACCCATACCTGTCATTTTGAGCTGTACACATGCTGAGCTGCCCAGCACAACATTAACGTTTATCAGTTTGATAAATTGTAAGGATTGCTACAGAGTCTTACCTTTGGCAGCTCCCATTCTGACCTTGAACCATCTGCACTGTAGTAATAAGGTCTGCCCTGGTCATCAACGTGTTTTAACCACTGGTGATGCACACacggacagacaggagaaaCACAAGCCTCATTAGTGTGAGTCCTGACATTATTCAAGTATTCGTGCAATAACATCAAACTcactgaccaacagacaaaCTTAATTTTTAGTGTTCTTCGTTATATGAAATGTTGCAAGTGGATCCTAATGCTGTGTTAAGTTTTAAATTTGTTCCTGTAACCCTGCATTTTtcaactctctctctttggaTCTGCATGTGTGATTACAACTATTTCTGGATAATGAGAAAATTGCTCCGAGCGCCTTATGAGGGAAAGTGCAGAAATCCTTTCTCTAGTAGTGATAATGATTCTCATGCTGTGGTGTTAAAACACTGCCTAATCAGTGTGGACAAAACATCTGAGTCATGCGCTATAGGGACTTTTACCTCAAATCGACCCAAAATCCGTTCCCACATGCATTCCCAGAAATCACCACAGTAAAGAGACAGCAGATCAGCCCTGTGCAGCAGGTACCTTCTCATTAGTATAGTCGCTGACGTACAGTGTGTGGCCTTGCTCGTCCATCTCCTCCGACCAACCACGCGGCGGTGAGCCatactgactgtctgactggcTAGAGTAGGTACTGAAGCAGGTGTCCTCCGATGACAGAGGCTGGAGTCGACCaatggagagtgagaggaagggaaggaaagatggcgagagcgagagaggagtGGTCTACCATCAgtggaaagagagggggagagagaagagaaaagagagggaatcTTTCACCATGGAGTTAAAGAGAAGAGGGGACAGTCAAGCACCCAGAACCAATAAATGATCAGAAACTGCCCAATGCCACCTTAATACAGTACAGAGAAGACCCATCAGAAAACTAAAAATCACTAATGTTCATGCTTGATTTTGGACAGTGTGGCTAAAGGTGGCTGCTGCAGTATGACACAGAATAAATGAAGTGACAGTGACTGCTTTCTGCCTGTAGGTGGCAGTGTGGTACAGCCATTTAATGAAACAGAGGCTGACTCATAATCAGAGATAACTcccaaatgactgtgtgtgtgtgtgttgatcataaaaaatatatagggTAAACTGTAATAATTTCCACAATGCAAAAGGCTGTGGAGAGTTATTCTGGTGTGGGTGTATAATCAAGCTTcatgtcagaaaaaaacaaaacaactttaattTTCTCTGAGATGTTTTTTGTCTGACAATTCAAATCTCCCCTGACAATCTGTCAGTGCTGAAAGAACAATTTTGCAGAAGCCAAATTCTCACTCTGTCAGCATGTACAGCAATGTTAATCACTAGGCAGTCACAATATGTGATGAAGTACTGGCATGCCGTATTCGTTATCTATTTAATATCCGTCTCTGACTCACAATGCTTTGACACTGACTGAGTATATataaagtgtatgtgtgagttcTTGTAATTCTATGCTTGTGAGAACCAGTCTGAGTTTAGACTGACAACATCTTTGCAAAGTCAGTTAATTTTGGCTGACCTTCACCAGTTCACTGGTTTAGTTTAGGAGTAATACTCTCAATTTATTTAGTTCATATTAGGATtctgaaataattaaatcaaagaATTAGGATTGACTTTACAGGTTAAAAGCCAATATATATTCTGTCAGAAGAGCTGTTCAGAAAACAATGTTTGTTATAAACCTAGTCTCAGATGTTCAGACAGGAGGGGAGATCTGAGTTACCCAACTTAAATCACAGTCACACCTGCTTTCTGCAGCGATTGACCAGGTGTTCACATGTGTGAAATAACAAGGGCCAAAGCGCGTCGCAACTCTTCCtttcacatttctcaaattCCTACATCCTCCAGTGTTTACATCTGAGCTGCACTGATTACATCTGTGTTTGCAGTCATGGAGGGTGGAAAGGTGTGCTTTCAGTGAAGCAACTTAAGGATCAAAATGTGATCAAAATTGTGAAATTCACATTGGCTCAGCtggttttaaaacacacacaagaaatgtGGCtacctgtgtgttacctgtacatTGAGTGTTTTAATTTCTGTAGCTTTTCTCTATAGTGTTTTCTCTCGTGTTTTACTTGTTCTCACTGTGGTGAACATGTAAATAGTGTTCAGTTTTGGCTAATGAGAGGTTTGCTGACAATCCAGGCAGCCAATCGACtgcatttttaatagttttgttttgattatcaTTGTTACAAAAAGTTACCAGCCATTGTGGCAAGTAACCATTATGGATTTATTTGCCAAAGACTGACTTTACTAGCAACTGGCACTTGTTAATTTAGGACTGTGTGAGCTGTCATTGGAAGTTCTTCATAAAGATGtagaacagtgtgtgtgcacatgtttgtgTTGGGAACCGCTGTACATGATCCGTACCTCGGAGCTCTCTCCTGCGCTGTGGCTCTCTCCTCTGGTGTCCCTGGCTCGGGGTGGCTTCCAGGTTCTCTCCTGGGTGGAGCGGTTGAAGTAGAAGTGCCTGCCATTCTGGTCCTTGTAGGTCTCCCAGTCGCCCAGCACGTGGAGGGGGGAGCTGGAGGGGAAAGGGGGCTGGTTGGTCTGTGTGATCTTCAGTTCCTGGAGGTTGGTGTAGACAGGCGACTCGGAGCGTCCCTGGCCTGACGAAGATACCGTCTGatggggagaaagaaagagagagagatggaactGTGAGTCATCTGTGAGTGGATGTA from Siniperca chuatsi isolate FFG_IHB_CAS linkage group LG13, ASM2008510v1, whole genome shotgun sequence includes:
- the LOC122887349 gene encoding rho GTPase-activating protein 12-like isoform X5; amino-acid sequence: MAELPIAPGQVYIEVEYDYEYKAKDRLIAIRQGECYMLVKKTNNDWWQVRKEEGSKPFYVPAQYVREVRKALMPPPKPIPHPPAATGNTPPQSGALWVKPTSLELGLHHRSTENLHRHEPNYPRSPSAQTASSGRFSPPCQHRDSNHHQAPSTHTDHEQALGEIHVHGGGPQPAHKGGSSTLPRTRARSPELVRAPLDVDSTRHCDSAGEERRTNDSESGDELSSSSTEHPQTVSSSGQGRSESPVYTNLQELKITQTNQPPFPSSSPLHVLGDWETYKDQNGRHFYFNRSTQERTWKPPRARDTRGESHSAGESSEWLKHVDDQGRPYYYSADGSRSEWELPKYNLSPPQPPGDAPKSRSLDRKQVEPIVLTKWRHSAYVQDPIDKRLLKTRRFRTGSARLHPYKHQDAPLGHKPPSPDSDSCPSSPKPPSSPSEKCGVLNVTKITEYGKKVRKNWTSSWTVLQGSTLLFAKGQGGGASWFGVGQSKPEFTVDLRGGSVEWASKDKSSKKHVIEVKTRQGTELLIQSENDAVVTDWYRALQDTISTHAWESDEAIEEDMPESPGVEKHDKEKEHRDSKKGRAMKNSTSMDGSDNKKTRHKLKKFLTRRPTLQAVRDKGYIKDQVFGCSMSSLCYRENTTVPSFVKMCIDHVENDGLCVDGLYRVSGNLAVIQKLRFAVNHDEKVNLADGKWEDIHVTTGALKMYFRELPEPLFTYALFHDFVSAIKIADYKCRVQSIKELVRQLPKPNHDTMQALFKHLRKVIDYGEENRMTTQSVAIVFGPTLLRPETETLNMAIHMIYQNQIVELILLEYENIFGR
- the LOC122887349 gene encoding rho GTPase-activating protein 12-like isoform X3 translates to MAELPIAPGQVYIEVEYDYEYKAKDRLIAIRQGECYMLVKKTNNDWWQVRKEEGSKPFYVPAQYVREVRKALMPPPKPIPHPPAATGNTPPQSGALWVKPTSLELGLHHRSTENLHRHEPNYPRSPSAQTASSGRFSPPCQHRDSNHHQAPSTHTDHEQALGEIHVHGGGPQPAHKGGSSTLPRTRARSPELVRAPLDVDSTRHCDSAGEERRTNDSESGDELSSSSTEHPQTVSSSGQGRSESPVYTNLQELKITQTNQPPFPSSSPLHVLGDWETYKDQNGRHFYFNRSTQERTWKPPRARDTRGESHSAGESSETTPLSLSPSFLPFLSLSIGRLQPLSSEDTCFSTYSSQSDSQYGSPPRGWSEEMDEQGHTLYVSDYTNEKWLKHVDDQGRPYYYSADGSRSEWELPKYNLSPPQPPGDAPKSRSLDRKQVEPIVLTKWRHSAYVQDPIDKRLLKTRRFRTGSARLHPYKHQPSEKCGVLNVTKITEYGKKVRKNWTSSWTVLQGSTLLFAKGQGGGASWFGVGQSKPEFTVDLRGGSVEWASKDKSSKKHVIEVKTRQGTELLIQSENDAVVTDWYRALQDTISTHAWESDEAIEEDMPESPGVEKHDKEKEHRDSKKGRAMKNSTSMDGSDNKKTRHKLKKFLTRRPTLQAVRDKGYIKDQVFGCSMSSLCYRENTTVPSFVKMCIDHVENDGLCVDGLYRVSGNLAVIQKLRFAVNHDEKVNLADGKWEDIHVTTGALKMYFRELPEPLFTYALFHDFVSAIKIADYKCRVQSIKELVRQLPKPNHDTMQALFKHLRKVIDYGEENRMTTQSVAIVFGPTLLRPETETLNMAIHMIYQNQIVELILLEYENIFGR